One region of Scophthalmus maximus strain ysfricsl-2021 chromosome 13, ASM2237912v1, whole genome shotgun sequence genomic DNA includes:
- the LOC118317982 gene encoding guanine nucleotide-binding protein subunit beta-4: MSELEQLRQEAEQLRNQIRDARKACSDSTLSQITAGLDSVGRIQMRTRRTLRGHLAKIYAMHWGSDSRLLVSASQDGKLIIWDSYTTNKMHAIPLRSSWVMTCAYAPSGNYVACGGLDNICSIYSLKTREGNVRVTRELPGHTGYLSCCRFLDDNQILTSSGDTTCALWDIETGQQATIFTGHTGDVMSLSLSPDFKTFVSGACDATSKLWDIRDGMCRQSFTGHVSDINAVTFFPNGNAFGTGSDDATCRLFDLRADQELMMYSHDNIICGITSVAFSKSGRLLLAGYDDFNCNVWDTLKGERAGVLAGHDNRVSCLGVTEDGMAVATGSWDSFLRIWN, translated from the exons ATGAGTGAACTGGAACAGTTGCGGCAGGAAGCCGAGCAACTACGCAATCAGATCCGG GATGCCAGGAAAGCCTGCAGTGACTCCACTCTGTCACAG ATCACAGCTGGTCTGGACTCAGTGGGCCGGATACAGATGCGGACACGACGCACTCTCAGGGGCCACCTGGCCAAGATCTATGCAATGCACTGGGGAAGTGACTCCAG GTTACTTGTCAGTGCCTCGCAAGATGGAAAGCTGATCATCTGGGACAGCTACACAACAAATAAG ATGCATGCCATCCCGCTGCGCTCATCCTGGGTGATGACGTGTGCCTACGCCCCCTCCGGGAACTATGTGGCCTGCGGAGGCCTGGACAACATCTGCTCTATATATAGCCTTAAGACCCGCGAAGGCAACGTGCGCGTCACCCGAGAGCTACCTGGACACACAG GTTATTTGTCCTGTTGTCGTTTCCTGGATGACAACCAGATACTGACCAGCTCTGGAGACACCACCTG TGCGTTGTGGGACATAGAGACAGGCCAGCAGGCCACCATCTTCACTGGCCACACAGGAGATGTGATGAGTTTGTCTCTAAGCCCTGATTTCAAAACCTTTGTGTCCGGCGCCTGTGATGCCACCTCCAAGCTGTGGGACATCCGCGACGGCATGTGCAGGCAGTCGTTCACTGGGCACGTGTCCGACATCAACGCGGTCACT TTTTTCCCCAATGGGAACGCCTTTGGCACAGGCTCAGATGACGCCACCTGCAGGCTGTTTGACCTGCGTGCTGACCAGGAGCTGATGATGTACAGCCATGACAACATCATCTGCGGCATCACCTCTGTGGCTTTCTCCAAGAGCGGTCGTCTGCTCCTGGCCGGCTACGATGACTTCAACTGCAATGTCTGGGACACCCTGAAAGGCGAGCGCGCAG GTGTGCTAGCGGGCCACGACAACAGAGTGAGCTGTTTAGGAGTGACAGAAGATGGCATGGCTGTGGCCACCGGCTCCTGGGACAGTTTCCTGCGGATCTGGAACTAA